CTCATCATAATCATCCTCACTGAGGCTCTCAATACCCAGGTCTCTGAGCCTCATTGGCAAAGATAGTGTTTTTAGTAACTGACGCACTGCCTTTATCAACAGCTCAGCAGCAGCAGTTTGGTCCAGTCCGGCTACGCCCTCAAGCTCCAAATAACGGGCGATGCGAGCATACTGCGGCGCCACCTGCGGCAAATTAAACTCCATACCATATGGCAAAAACACTCCATTGGTCATGCCATGATGAGTGCTAAACATTGCCCCCACCGAATGTGCCAGAGCGTGGATAACTCCCACTCCCGAGTTACTAAAGGCGATACCAGCCATGGTACTAGCCACAAGAGTGGCGGAGCGCGCCTCCATGTCATCACCATTTTTAAAGGCGCGAGGCAAATTATCAAAAAGCAAACGCAGAGCCTCAAGACAGAGAGCATCTGTGGCCACTGAATTAGTATTGGCAGCGACAAAAGCCTCAATACCGTGGGTAATGGCATCAAGCCCGGTAGCTGCTGTTAACTTAGGCGGTAGCGAAAGCAAAAGACTGGGATCGAGAATAGCTACATCTGGTGCCAACCATGAGCTACCAAACATCAGCTTCTTGCCTTCTTTATGGTCTTTGATCATGGCCACAAAACTAACTTCGGAGCCAGTACCGGCGGTGGTGGGCACCACCACCAGAGGTATAAGCTTTTTATCGATGACATTGAGACCCTGGTAATCGAGCAGCTCACCACCGAGAGTGAGACAAATGCCAATCACCTTGGCAGTATCTATGACTGAGCCGCCACCGATGGCCACGATACAATCGCACCCGGCTTCTCGAGCAATGGCAGCGCCACGGTCGACACAGGCGATATCACTGTCTGGCGGCACATCCGAAAAAACAACTGGGGGCAGTAAGCCCTGACTGGAGAGGCTCTCCAAAAGAGGTCCAAGCACTCCGCTCTGCACTAAAAAAGCGTCAGCTACTACTAGAGCGCGCTTGCCACCCAATTCCAGCACAAAGTCCCCACAGGCAGCTGTGGTATATTCACCAAACATGACTCTTGTTGGAGACTGGAATACAAATGGGTTCATGGCTCACTCCAAGGCTCATTCACTCATACACAGGTAAGAAAATCAAATCTTCATATCTATCTTGTAATAAGCGTTTTGATTTGGTTAAAAACTTACTAGTCAAAATTCATTAGGGAATGCTCATATAAGCACTTGATAATCCACCAAAACGAGCACAGTGCTGGTCAAAATTGAGTAAAATAGCCACCCCGCCTACTGACAAGGCTGATGAAGTTGTTTGACATCTAGTTGTCATTTATTGGTGGGAAGTAATAAAGAGTAAGCGATTTATTGAGACAATACCCGCTGAGGAACATCCTCACTTTGCCAGCCGTCACTGGCACCTTGTACTAACTGCTAATCAGTTGATAGACGACAACAACACACGAAAGAGATAAGGCTAAAAGCAAAAGTGACTATAGAAAAACTCTTTAGCCCCGCCACAAACAAAATCACCTTTGTCAGTGCTCCACGCAGACGCTGCCTGGCTCTGGCAAGCACTCTAGTTTTGCTGGGTAATTTTGCCTCGGGCTCACTAATTGGTGCTTTTGCTGCCACAGCCAAAAAAGATTCCGCACCAAGCACTCTGCTTTTGCCACTGACACCGCGCATTGACGACAGTAATCTAAAAGAAGAAGAAAGCACAACGGCAAATGCCCCTCAGGGTGCTTCTAAAACGACTCCGGCAAAAGTTGAGAGCGAAGAACCACAAGTAATATTTAGCTCCAGCGAAATCAAAACTCAAGAACCTAAACTTGATGACGCCGAAACATCTGAATTAAAAGTACATCCCAATAAGATTTCGGCAGAAGCCGGTGATGCTTCTACCCGTCTGGAATTGGAAGCCTCCGAAGATGATCTGCGTATGGCAGAGTCGGATGCCCAGATTAACGAAGACACCACACTCAAAGGCACCATTCAGATTGTTGCCGATGATACAGAGTATGACCAGGAGCGCAATACATTCCTGGGCACCGGTAATGCTGTGGCTGTTATCGGTGGGCAAAACAGCAAATTAGAAGCTGATGCCATACTTTATGATCAGAACACCCAGATGATTGATGCCAGAGGCAACGTCAAAATTGTGCGTGATGGCAATTTGACCACTGGCTCATCTTTTAAGTTTAACGTCACTAGCGACGAATATCTAATAACCAAGCCCGATACCGAAGTCAAAGGCACCGAAATAATTGCTCGTAGTGCTTATGGTAAAGGCACCCAAGGTCTGACTTTCAAAAACGGCACGATGACGATGCCCAAGGCATTTCACATCGGCAGAAACGTGGCCTTTGGTCCCTTGACTCAGCAACAAGAGCTGATGGACCGCACAGCTCACCCTGAAGTATTTTTGCCAGAAAAACCATCCTTTACTTTTAAAGCGCGCAAGATGGTCTATGAGCGCTACAAAGAGTCCGGCAACCTGACAGTGTTTGGTGGCAAGCTAGCTTTTGGTCGTTTCAATGTACCCCTGCCCAAATTCGTTGCTACAGTAGGCACCGAGAGCAGAGTCACCTTCCCCATAACGCCTATGATTACAAACAATTTGCAATCAGGCGGTATCAACATCGGTCCTAACTTCAACACACCTATGGGTAAGACTGGCGTTCTCAGCTGGGCTCCGATGATCCAGCTAGGAGGTCGCGGTACCAATGGCAACAGTAACTCTGGCAGTACCGGTCTTTCTGGCCAAGTGGCCTTCAACAACGCCCGCATCAGTTCACACATTGCTTATGGCTCTGTATCTAACCTCTTTATTGCTGACTTTAAAGCAAAACTGAGCGACAAGACTATGTTCCAGGCAGGCGTCAACCGCTTCATGCAGGGCGGTCTGGACGGCTACAGACGCCCTCACTTGATTGCCGAAGTAGTGGACAATAGATATGTAAGAATACCCAAATATCTATCTGGCATTGGCTTCCGTACAGCCGCCGGCGCCATGCAGGACAACCCCCAGCTCATCAACCTCAATCCCGAATACGCCAAACTCTTTGGTGGACCAACTACTTCCAAGAGTCAGCCTTCGGCCTTTAGATTATCAGAACAAATCACCACTACCACTCAGCCACTCTTTAGCGTAGGCAACGAAAAGGTCGGAGCACGCGGTTATATCTTTGGTGGTCTGGGACTCAATGCTTATTCCTCTGGCAACTACCGTGCTCTCTTACAAGCTGGTCCGACCATCGAAACACGCCTCAAAAGAGCGAGATTTCAATTTGGTTACGTGCAGTCAGCTGTACGCGGCAGCTCACCATTTGTATTTGACCAGTTTATCCAGGGTCAGCGCTCAGCCTATATCTCTGGCGATATCAAAGTGCATAAGTACCTGACATTGGGTGGTAGCTATGGCTACAACCTCAACAGTCGACTGGCTTATAACAAGTCATTTACAGCCGCTATTGGTCCAGATGACTTTAAATTGCTTCTCACTCGCAACACAATCACAGGTCAAAATCGCATGGGCTTTGACGTGCTCTACGGCGCCCCTGTGCCATTTCAAAAACTTGTACTTAAGGGTAGTGGTGACCACGGTAATTTAACAGGTCTCTAAAAACCCAATTTATCGGTAGAATGACTCAAGCCTTTAAAATAGGGCTTTATTTTGTCAGTTAAAACGGGTCCTCAAGTGGAAAGCGCCAGCATAGATAATCTCCTCAGAAACAATCTCCCGGCCCTCGGGGTCGACCTCGGAGGGACCAAAATCAGGGCCGCCCTGGTCAAAGATGGCCAGGTAGTCTCAGAACCCAGGCAGATACCAACCCCCCTCGGTCCTGAAAAAATCATTGATGGTATTGTCGAGCTTGTACGCAGCTTCCAGACTGACATAAAAGAAGCTGTTGGTACTCAGTCAATGGGTATCGCCGGAGTGGGCGTGGCTACAGCCGGTATAGTCGATTGCAATAGTGGAGAGATACTCGGCTCCACTGGCAACTTGCCTGGATGGAGCGGCACATCGCTCAAACGTGTTATCGAAAGCCAGATATTGCTACCCGTACACGTCGACAACGACGCCAATGCTGCCGCTTACGGTGAAGCTAGCTCCAGGGGTCTTATGCACAGTAACTGTGTCGTGACAGTTACGCTTGGCACCGGTATTGGTGGCGGACTGGTAATCAATGGCAAGATGTTTAGAGGCGCTCACTGGGGCGGTGGCGAAATCGGCCACATGAAGATAAACCTCAATAACAAAAGACTTTGTACCTGTGGTCTCTTTGATTGTTGGGAAGCTTATGGCTCAGGACGCGGTCTTGTGGCAACAGGACATGATGTACTGTCAGGACTGAGCCCGGAGCAGACACCTTGGGTCAAGGGCGATTTGACAACCCATATGATCGTAGCCGCCGCAAAAAACAACGACATCGTCGCTAAGCGCATCATGCACATGTGGCATGAACACATTGCCTGCGGCATCAGCAGCCTGGCTCATATACTCGATCCCGATGTCTTTATTGTCACCGGTGGTCTGGCTGATTGTGTTGACTTTGCTCTTTTGCAAGAGCTAGTGGTAGACAGGGTCTTGCCCCGCATTGGCGACAATCTCACTATCCACAAATCCGAATTAGAGGGACTGGCCGGCATTGTTGGTGCCGCCCAGTTAGTCCTCGATAGCTTACTTGATAGAGCTGTTGCTTACTGATTGGTGCTTAGCGCACTTCCACTGTATAAGTAACTTTTTCTTCGCTGTTTGGTGCCACTTTGATGGCAAACTCAAAACTATGGGCATCCTTTTTTGTGTAAGGCAGGCTTGAGTTGAGGATTTTCCAGTCACCCCAGGTGTGTTCGACACTGGTTACTGTCACTGCTTCTTTTTTGTGATTGCGAATACTGATACTGTAGCTCAGTCTTTGCACGCGATCGTTGACTTGCTGCTGTCCAGTCTGGACGCGCTCTCCCACTATGTCAAAGGCATCACCAAGATAGACTCTGATTTTTTCGTCTTTAGCAGTGTGATCGATTAAGTCTTCGCCAACAAATTGCAGAGCACCATCATTGTCTTTTTTGTAGACTCTTACTTTGCCTTTAGGCATCGGCATACCGAGGTTGTTTGCCTGGGTATTAGCCAACTCCAGTTTGACATTGATTTTTTTGCTCTGGTCGCCACCACCACCATAGTAGGGCTGGACACCGCCATTACTATCAAAGATATAGAGCTTTTTGACCGGTACAGCACTGGCATTAAATAGAGTCAGTTGCTTGGTTTCGTTATCTCTGACATCGGTCTTACCCTTGAGGCTGTAGAGATGGTATTCGGCAAATGCTTGCTCAGCAAACTGCGGCTCGGCAGCAGAGGACTTGGCGTAAGCCATTTCCATTTGGGGTGCCATAGCGTCAGCGTTTTGCACTTTGTGCACATCACCAGCCATTAGTTTAAGAGCTGCGTTTTTGTATGTGGCACCAGATTTGTTATCGAGAGTGACCCAGCTAGTGAGATCTAACATGCTATCGTCGGCATTGGCTACAGCTACATAATCACATTTCCAATTGAGCCCCTGAGTCTGATAGCTAATCTCAGTATTATGCACGCCAGCTTTTTCTGATTCGAGCTTCCATAAAAGTGATGGTTTTGAGACAAGTCCATCTGGTAATTCGGTGATTTCGAGCTCACCACCCGCACCAACTACAATACCACTACCGGTTTTAACCACAGTAGCTTGTCTACGCTCAGAGACATTGCCATTACTATCAGAGACACTGACAGAGGGGCTAGACAGGAGAGTGCCAGTGATCTCGCGCACACCACCACTGGAGAGATACTGATTAAACTTGACAGTTTTACCCACCGAGCGAGCCAGGATAGTATCCATATCCATCAAATCAAATTGATAGTTTTGCTCCCTCACGGCCACAGCATTTGGTGCAGTAAGACTGGTAAAACTGACCGTTGTAGGATCGATACCTGCTGCTACATCCTCAAAACGGACATAGTTGATACCGTCTTTGAGAGTAATATCGCGGTTGTCTCTGACCAGTCCAAAATTTTGATTATAGATAGTGATTGACACATCTTTTGAGTCGGAGACTTCCTCCAGAGCCCTGGCTCCGTAGGATGAGGCTAAAGTGAGTGCGAGCGCTACGGTGAGTGACTTTAAAATGGTGCGTGACATTATGCTTTTCCTGTTTTAATAGCGATATTCAACATCGTAAGTAACCTTGGACTCAGAGTTAGCTGGCACTTTGACAGCAAACTCAAACGTATGTGAGTCTTTCTTTGTAAATTCCTGACTGTTATTTTGTATTTTCCAGTCACCATAAGCGTGACCGACATAAGTAATCGTCGCTGCACTTTCTTTGTGGTTACGCAAGCTTATTTCCCAGCTTTCGCGGCGCTGGTGTTGATTTAGCTGCTGATTATTAGTTTGCTTTTGCTCACCGACAAGATCAAAAGCATCGCCGATATAGACTCTAACTTTTTCGTCTTTTGGTGTATGATCGATTAAGTCTTCACCAATAAATTGCAAAGCACCGTCATTGTCTTTTTTGTAGACACGTACCTTACCTTTAGGCATGGGCATGCCGAGATTATTGTCTTTGGTATTGGCGACTTCTAGTTTGACATTGATCTTGCCCCCACTACCAGTGGGTCGGGAATAGACTTGTTGTGCCTGGGGCTCATAGATATAGAGTTTTTTGACAGGCACACCGCTAGCATTAAACAGCGTCATCTGCTTGGTCTCTTTATCACGCAGGTCGGTCTTACCAGCTAGGGTATAGAGATGATACTCAGCAAAAGACTGCTCACTAAACTGGGGCGCAGCCGCTCTGCCTGCCGACATCATCACGCCTTTAAATCTCATTGGTTGTGCCACAGGTTGCACTTTATGGACATCTCCAGCCATAAGTTTGAGAGCGGCATCTTTGTATGTAGCCCCTGACTTATTATCGAGAGTGACCCAGCTAGTCAGATCCAGTGATGTATCGTCAGCATTAGCCACTGCCACATAATCACATTTCCAGTTGAGCCCCTGGGTCTGATAGCGGATTTCGGTATTGTGCACACCGGCTTTATCACATGCAAGCTTCCATAATAGTGATGGCTTAGCGATAAGTCCCTGGGGCAATTCGCCTATCTCAAGCACACCTTGAGGTCCCACTACGATGCCACTGCCTGTTTTGACTACGATAGCTTGGGAGCGCTGCGAGACATTACCATTGCTATCAGAGACGTTAACAGCCGGACTGGATAGCAAAGTACCGGTAATCTCTTTGACTGCACCAGCACCAAAGGTCTGGGTAAACTTGACTGTCTTACCTATAGAACGGGACAAGATGGTATTTAAGTCCATCAGATCAAACTGATAATTTTGCTCTTTAACAGCCACTGCATCTGGTGCTGTAAGTGAAATAAAGCTGACAGTAGTAGGGTCAATGCCGCTAGCAATACCGTCAAATCTCAGATAGTTGATACCGTTAGCAAGTGTGACCTGACGATTGTCTCTTACCAGTCCAAAATTTTGGTTATAGACAGTAATGGAGACATCTTTAGACTCAGATACTTCAATAGCTGAGGCAGCCTGACATGCCATTAGACAGAGGCTAGAGGCCACCGCCAAAAACTCGCCAAGCCCTGTTTTTGGTCGCTTCAATGACATATTTTATTCCTTTGCTTTTTAGTAGGTACCGAGCAGGGACACCAGTTTGCGGGCTATATCCACGTCCATCTCGTGACCACCCTTGATACTGATAAAACGAGCCTTGATGCGCATCGGATTGATACCGATGAGAGCAAGGTCACCAATCAAATCCAATAGTTTGTGCCTGACTGGCTCGTCTGGATAGCGCAGAGGCATGGTAAATCCATCATCGGTCATACTGACCACGTCTTTATCAAGACCGAGCAGTATATGGTCTTTAAGCATGCCAAAAGTACGAGCTTCAAAAATCTCTTTGGCATCTATTGATGGATCCCAGCTCTGCCACTTCTGACCAATCAACGGATGTTTCCAATCCATCAAATAAGTCACGCTAAACTTATCAGCCGGTACAGCCATCAAAGCCCGGTCGCCTTTAGCCACAGTCACGGCTTCAGGCAAAGCAATATCGCAGACCACTTCTTGTTTAGCTATACCTGACTCTTTAAATAGATTGATCCAAAAGTCAGCACTGCCATCATGCAAAGGCATCTCCGGTCCATCAACGGATACATAGAGATCGTCTATGCCCCAGAGAGTGGTAGCACAGAGGAAGTGCTCCACTATACATAGCCTCACTTTGTCTACACCGAGCACCACATTGCGCATGGTGTTGACCACCATCGAGGCTCTGGCCGGCACAGCCACAGCAGAGGCTGTATTTTGGGCATCGCTAAGGAAGAAAACAATACCAGCCCCTCTGGGCGCACTATAAAGCGACACTGTAATTTGGCGTTTAGAAGTCAAACCTGGTCCGGTATAAGAGCCAAGCTTTTTAGCCGGATCCAGTGCCACAGTGGCATCAGCTATTGCCAGAGTATTACCCAAAGACATTGATATTATTTCTCCAGATTTTGCTGCTCCAAAAGAGCAAGCCGTTTTTTGAGGTCTTTGACCTCATCCATTAGTTTGGGCAAACGACGCATAGCGACAATCTGTCCAAAAAATTCACGAGCGGGAGCAGCTGGCGTACCAGCATGGATTTCACCTGATTTGATATCGCGCATGGCACCAGATGCTCCTGAGAGGACACCATCAGGTTCCATCTTCATATGATCAGATAAGTTAGCGCTACCACCGAGCACACTGCGATCACCAATCGAGCATGAGCCACCCACAGCAGCGTTAGCAATAATCATTACTTCTTTGCCGATACGATTATTGTGGGCAATCATCACCAGGTTATCGATTTTGCTACCAGCACCAATTACAGTGGCACCCATTGTGGCTCTATCGATAGTGGCATAGGAGCCAATCTCAACATCGTCTTCCAGCACCACATTACCAATCTGAGGGATTTTGAGGAGTGGATTAGGAGCATCACTAAAATCTTTGGAGCCAGCCATGTTCTTTTCGAGGTTGGATGGACGCTCAGTAACATAGCCAAAACCATCAGCACCAAGAGCAGCACCTTGCTGCATGATAACGCGGGAGCCAATTTTGACATAGTCGGCAATGAGACAGGCGGGATGCAAAAGACAGTCTTCACCAATGACCACTTCGCCGCCAATCACAGTATGCGACATGATGATTGTGCGAGCGCCAATTTTGCTTTTGGGTCCGATCACCACATAAGGTCCAATAGCTACATCAGCGCCAATCTCGGCGCTCTCATCTACCACGGCTGTAGCGTGGATGCCTTTGGCAGGATAATAACGTTTAGGTTTGAGAGCTGTGAGGATGCGCTGGATAGCCAGGTTTGGCCTATCGACTAAAACCATATTGCGATCCGGAAAATCCAGTTCAGCACCAAGCGGTGCAACCACAGCTTTAGCTTTGCATTCTGCTAATTTTTTGACTAGTTTGGCATCAAAGACAAAGGCTAAATCGTCCTCTGTGGCATGAAGTGGCGATGTCGATACTGTATCGACTTTGAGATCGCCGTCTCCAGCCACCTTACCACCGATCATTTGTGCTATTTGAGCCAGGCTCATTGCCTGAGGGAGCTTCATTGATGCCTCCAGTTATGTTGCTAATTTAAGCCAAACAGTTAGGCTTACCTGACATGACAGGTAAGCCTAACTTAGATGACAGCTTACTGTCCCTTAAATTACTGAATGTCAGTTATTTAGTGGCAGTGCCTGTAGGAGCAGAAGCAGCCGAAAGGCGCTTGACTACACCGTCAGTAATATCGGTTCCACCAAGAAGAACAGCACCCTTCATGAATACTGTTTCGAGCTTGCGGCTTGATGCTTCGGCTTTGATGGCTGAATCGATATCTGTTTCCAGGGTTGTTTCCATTGATTGAGCTTGAGCCTGAGCCTTTTTGTATTGCTCATCGATTTTCTTTTGCAGAGACTTCTGCAAGCTTTCTAGCTCAGCTTGAGGCTTCTTAGCGGTCTTGGCTTCTTCATATTGTTTGTTTGAATCTTCCAAGAGCTTGCGCACTGAGTCTTCGACTTTCTTCAGATCTTCAGCAGCCTTTTGAGCTTTGGTGAAGCTGGTGATTACCTTTTCACGGTCTACCACGCCGATGGTAGAAGCAGGCTTAGCTGCTGTTTGCGCCTGCGCGAAGGCGGCACTAGCCATAGAAACAGTGATAACTGCACTGGCGGCTACGGCAAAAGTTTTTTGAACGTACTGCATTCTTCTCTCCATCACTAACAAAAACACATAGAAATGCGCCCGCCAAAGTTTACACCACTTGAGGATTACAAGGACAAAAACAAGGTCCCCGCTTTTTAAAACTTCTCTCCAAATCCCACAGTTACGAGTGGCGTTCTCCGTCCAAGCACTGAGCTGATGATAGGCAAACCGTAATCTATGCGCACAAGACCGAGCATCGGCACGTTTAATCTCACACCAACACCAACAGACGCTCCCATTGAGTTACGTGACAAAAGATTGTTGGTTACGCCATTGCCCATGACTTGACCATAGTCAGCAAAAGCCACAAGTTTGGCGTTTTTCCTCACAGCTTTAAACACTGCATTGGTTTCAGGCAAAGGTATCTTGGCACGCAATTCGGCAGTACCCATGAGCAGTCCAGCCCCTGTACCGAGATCCGAAAAGGCACGATAACCTCTCACACCATTCCAACCGCCTAGCCTGTACTGAGCAAACTGTGGCATGCCACCCATAGATGTACCAGCCTGGATATTGGATGCAAAAGTGATGTTTTTGGAAACAGGAATATATTTGCTAGCGCTTACACCAGTCTTAAAGAAGCCTCCACCAGCACCTATAGAGGGGCTAGCAGTGAGCTTAACGAGACTGCCACGGGTAGGATCAAAAGCAGCATCACGAGTATCTCTGGATAAAGATGGACTGACAGTAAAAAATGTCCCGCCCTTAAGTTGATTGCCTCTAATACTGTTAGCAAGAGCACTGGCTTCGGCAGAATTAGTAGCTAGTCCTGTACTCAATGCCCGCGATGACATGGAGGCCAGTACACTCTGGTTTTCGGCAATGCCGGCCATATTACGCAAAGTGGTGTTTTCGCCGATTAAACCAAGATTGGCAGCCCATCCGTTGCGAAGTGGTTTACTAAAAACAACACTGGTACCAAGAGTACGTTGCATCGCCTGGTCAATAAACATACTGCCCATATTGCGACCAAAACCAGTAACAGCCATGGAAGTATTGGTGCCCTTGAGATTGGGCTCGATAAATGATGCCTCAAGATTGTAGGTGCGACCGGTGGGCATGTAATTGGTGCCACCATTATTTATCGAGCCAGCGACGTTATTGAGATTGCCTGAGCCCATTTGAGAGCTAAGACTGATAACCTGGCCTTTACCACCAAAGTTTGAATCAGAAAATGAAAATGAACCGAAAGGTCCAGCCACAGAGTCCACACCACCACCAAGACCGACAGAGCCAGTGCGCTTTTCGTCGACTTCGACTTTGAGAGTGTACTTATCTGGATTGGTGGCAGAAGGCACCAGAGAGCGTCTGATGTCCTGGAAATAGCCATTGTTATAAAGTTTGCGCAGATCGCCAGTTAGTTGTTTTTCGTTGTAGACAGAGCCTGGTTTTATCTTGATTGCGTTTTTGAAGATAAAGTCTTTGGTCTTTTTATTACCTACAATCTCGATGTTATCGATAGATCCCTCTGAGATAACCAGCTCCACTGAGCCATCTGGATCATCTTTGACATCGGCTACTTTAGCCAGGACAAAGCCTCTATCGTGGTAAGCCTGTTCCACTTTTTCGATGGCACCAGATAGTGCATTGATGTTTTGCGGCTTACCTAACTGGTCGTTAAATAGTTTGCTGATTTCATCAGTACTGATAGATTGATTGCCGCGGATGCTAAATTGCGTAATCGGAGCGTTTTCTTCCACCCGAATTTTAAGCAAAACACCGCTGGGAGTTAGCTCAGGATTGACTTCGAGATTGCGATCGTTAAAGTACCCCATGCCATTAATGGCTTTGAGGTCCTCCATTACTTGCTCACGACTAAATTTATCGCCCTTGCGTGTTTTGACTACACTGGCAATATCTTCAGTCGGTATGAGGCGATTGCCTTCGATACGGACTTCGTCGACTACAACTTGCTCAGGACCGGTCTTAATCTCGCCTTCGGCAGGAGCTAGTAGCTGACCATCCTGGGCCATGACCGGCGCAGCAAGACCAAGAGCCAGCGGAGATTGCAGCATCAAAAGTGCTAGCACCGCTTGCGGTAACTTACTGATTATTGACCTGGATCTGGTTTTGTAAGCCACAAAGTCCTGCTTGGCTGATAATAAGGATTGAGTGAACCGCTTATTTGGCGCTAGTCTAGCATGACGTCCGAGCATGCCAAGGTGTTTCTAAACCTGTGCAACCTTAGCAAACCATAATCACTTGACAGCCGCCCTGTGGTGTCAATTTGTTCCTAGCCAATGGGCAGGGGGTTTTCGACAAAGTCCCTGATGGGGGTAGTCTCATAATAGGACCGACCCGGATAAGGGAATAAGGGAGTTTTTAGAATGGGGTGTTTGTCATCGTAGGAATGGTCAAATCGTCTCCGCGCATTTTCACTCCAGCTTTGAGCACGAAATCTAAGCAATTGCTCACTAGAAAGCACCGGCGTCTTTAGATATGGACTTTTGAGAAATTCAATTTTGTACAGACCTCGCACTATATTTGATCCTGAGTTCGACTCCACCAGACTGTTATAACTTCGATAGCCGCGCACACCATACCGATGCGCAGTGCCTGACGGCAGACCAACTTGCACCTTTTTTAGAAACTGTAGTTTCAAAATATATGAGCCATTTTTGTCGGCAATTATTGAGCGTGTGATTTTATCAGTGCCAGCATCGCCAAGCTGTTCCAAGTTACTGATCAAACCGTTTTTGTTGTATACGTCACCCCTCACGATATTGATTCTTTTAATCACAACTGACTTTAGAAAGGGTTCCACACCGGTAATTTCAACAGCAGACAATTTTCCTTCATCAATAATAATGTGCGCAGTACCATCAGGACTGTCCTTAATATCCGCCACTTTAGCCAATACATAACCTCTAGCGTGATACCAGAGTTCGACATTATCGATAGCTTTGCTAAGCAAGTCAAAATTTTGAGGTAAACCAACTTGTCCAGCAAATAAATGGTCAAGCTCCTGATCAGAAATTTTGGTATTGCCTTTGTAGACAAAACGCTTAATTACAGGATTCTCGACTACTTTAATAGTCAAAACCACACCACCGTCAGTAAGCACTGGATTGATATCCAACTTACGATCATCAAAACAACCAATACGATTAATTG
Above is a window of Candidatus Obscuribacter sp. DNA encoding:
- a CDS encoding iron-containing alcohol dehydrogenase, whose protein sequence is MNPFVFQSPTRVMFGEYTTAACGDFVLELGGKRALVVADAFLVQSGVLGPLLESLSSQGLLPPVVFSDVPPDSDIACVDRGAAIAREAGCDCIVAIGGGSVIDTAKVIGICLTLGGELLDYQGLNVIDKKLIPLVVVPTTAGTGSEVSFVAMIKDHKEGKKLMFGSSWLAPDVAILDPSLLLSLPPKLTAATGLDAITHGIEAFVAANTNSVATDALCLEALRLLFDNLPRAFKNGDDMEARSATLVASTMAGIAFSNSGVGVIHALAHSVGAMFSTHHGMTNGVFLPYGMEFNLPQVAPQYARIARYLELEGVAGLDQTAAAELLIKAVRQLLKTLSLPMRLRDLGIESLSEDDYDELACLAASDPAIMFNPRDCTNDDLIDLMKRAY
- a CDS encoding LPS-assembly protein LptD encodes the protein MTIEKLFSPATNKITFVSAPRRRCLALASTLVLLGNFASGSLIGAFAATAKKDSAPSTLLLPLTPRIDDSNLKEEESTTANAPQGASKTTPAKVESEEPQVIFSSSEIKTQEPKLDDAETSELKVHPNKISAEAGDASTRLELEASEDDLRMAESDAQINEDTTLKGTIQIVADDTEYDQERNTFLGTGNAVAVIGGQNSKLEADAILYDQNTQMIDARGNVKIVRDGNLTTGSSFKFNVTSDEYLITKPDTEVKGTEIIARSAYGKGTQGLTFKNGTMTMPKAFHIGRNVAFGPLTQQQELMDRTAHPEVFLPEKPSFTFKARKMVYERYKESGNLTVFGGKLAFGRFNVPLPKFVATVGTESRVTFPITPMITNNLQSGGINIGPNFNTPMGKTGVLSWAPMIQLGGRGTNGNSNSGSTGLSGQVAFNNARISSHIAYGSVSNLFIADFKAKLSDKTMFQAGVNRFMQGGLDGYRRPHLIAEVVDNRYVRIPKYLSGIGFRTAAGAMQDNPQLINLNPEYAKLFGGPTTSKSQPSAFRLSEQITTTTQPLFSVGNEKVGARGYIFGGLGLNAYSSGNYRALLQAGPTIETRLKRARFQFGYVQSAVRGSSPFVFDQFIQGQRSAYISGDIKVHKYLTLGGSYGYNLNSRLAYNKSFTAAIGPDDFKLLLTRNTITGQNRMGFDVLYGAPVPFQKLVLKGSGDHGNLTGL
- a CDS encoding ROK family protein → MSVKTGPQVESASIDNLLRNNLPALGVDLGGTKIRAALVKDGQVVSEPRQIPTPLGPEKIIDGIVELVRSFQTDIKEAVGTQSMGIAGVGVATAGIVDCNSGEILGSTGNLPGWSGTSLKRVIESQILLPVHVDNDANAAAYGEASSRGLMHSNCVVTVTLGTGIGGGLVINGKMFRGAHWGGGEIGHMKINLNNKRLCTCGLFDCWEAYGSGRGLVATGHDVLSGLSPEQTPWVKGDLTTHMIVAAAKNNDIVAKRIMHMWHEHIACGISSLAHILDPDVFIVTGGLADCVDFALLQELVVDRVLPRIGDNLTIHKSELEGLAGIVGAAQLVLDSLLDRAVAY
- a CDS encoding DUF4139 domain-containing protein: MSRTILKSLTVALALTLASSYGARALEEVSDSKDVSITIYNQNFGLVRDNRDITLKDGINYVRFEDVAAGIDPTTVSFTSLTAPNAVAVREQNYQFDLMDMDTILARSVGKTVKFNQYLSSGGVREITGTLLSSPSVSVSDSNGNVSERRQATVVKTGSGIVVGAGGELEITELPDGLVSKPSLLWKLESEKAGVHNTEISYQTQGLNWKCDYVAVANADDSMLDLTSWVTLDNKSGATYKNAALKLMAGDVHKVQNADAMAPQMEMAYAKSSAAEPQFAEQAFAEYHLYSLKGKTDVRDNETKQLTLFNASAVPVKKLYIFDSNGGVQPYYGGGGDQSKKINVKLELANTQANNLGMPMPKGKVRVYKKDNDGALQFVGEDLIDHTAKDEKIRVYLGDAFDIVGERVQTGQQQVNDRVQRLSYSISIRNHKKEAVTVTSVEHTWGDWKILNSSLPYTKKDAHSFEFAIKVAPNSEEKVTYTVEVR
- a CDS encoding UDP-3-O-acyl-N-acetylglucosamine deacetylase yields the protein MSLGNTLAIADATVALDPAKKLGSYTGPGLTSKRQITVSLYSAPRGAGIVFFLSDAQNTASAVAVPARASMVVNTMRNVVLGVDKVRLCIVEHFLCATTLWGIDDLYVSVDGPEMPLHDGSADFWINLFKESGIAKQEVVCDIALPEAVTVAKGDRALMAVPADKFSVTYLMDWKHPLIGQKWQSWDPSIDAKEIFEARTFGMLKDHILLGLDKDVVSMTDDGFTMPLRYPDEPVRHKLLDLIGDLALIGINPMRIKARFISIKGGHEMDVDIARKLVSLLGTY